The Microbulbifer sp. YPW1 genome contains the following window.
GAGTGGACCCGCGATGAGCGCAACGCGCTGCAGTCGCTAAGCGCTTCACCAGCACTGGACTCGGTGACGATTCATGCATACTACGACCAGTTCCTGATCCACCCCGATGACCTCCCTTTTGCGGAGCTAGCCGACCTTCCCGAGGTTTTTACCAAATTCCGCAAAACCGTCGAGGAGACACTTCCGGTCCGCCAGGAACTGCCTGCCCCTGCACCGCACCCGCCGGCAAATCTCACAGCTACCTGCGGCAGCAGCGAACTGCCCCCCATCGAGGCACTCGGGCTGGCGCAACCGGTGCCAGACCCGCGCAGCGCCTTTCCCTTTGCCGGCGGCAGCACTGCCGGGCACCAGCGAATCCGCGACTATTTCTGGCACAGCGAAAACATCACCCGCTACAAACAGACCCGCAATGGCCTGGTCGGCACTGAGTACAGCAGCAAGCTCTCGCCGTGGCTTGCCAATGGCAGCCTGTCGGCCCGTGAAATTTTCTGGCAACTGAAAGCGTTCGAGCGGGATGTCAAAGCCAACGAGGACACATACTGGCTGCTGTTTGAACTGCTGTGGCGCGACTATTTCAAATATATCTCGCTCAAGCACGGCGACCGGATATTCGTCCTGAGCGGCATTCAAAATCGCGCGTATTCGTGGCATCTGGACGAGGAAAGACTCAGCGAGTGGCGGGAGGGGCGCACGCCCCATGACTTCGTCAACGCCAATATGCGGGAGTTCGCGGCCACCGGCTGGATGAGCAATCGCGGCCGCCAGAATGTGGCCAGCTACTGGGCGCGCGAGCTACAGCAGGACTGGCGTGCCGGCGCCGCCTGGTTTGAGAGCCAATTGATCGATTTTGACGTACACAGCAACTACGGCAACTGGATGTACAACAGTGGCGTCGGCAATGATCCCCGCGACCGTCACTTCAATATCCCGCTGCAGGCAGAGAAATACGATCCGGATGGCGCATACCGTCGACTATGGCTGGCGGATGCCACCAAACAGTAACCGGATGTTCAGAGAAAGCGAGAGATTCCGTTGAAAACCCTGAGACTGATCCTTGGCGATCAGCTGAACCACAAACACTCCTGGTACCGCAACGACGATAAAGACACCCTGTACTTTATCGCCGAGATG
Protein-coding sequences here:
- a CDS encoding DASH family cryptochrome — protein: MRLIWFLNNLRCHDNEALTRACAESSGTPVAALYCFDPQFYGLDQYGFPRTGKFRAHFLLQSLRDLRQQLADLNIPLLVQQGPPATTIPPLIAKHRVTDIYLQQEWTRDERNALQSLSASPALDSVTIHAYYDQFLIHPDDLPFAELADLPEVFTKFRKTVEETLPVRQELPAPAPHPPANLTATCGSSELPPIEALGLAQPVPDPRSAFPFAGGSTAGHQRIRDYFWHSENITRYKQTRNGLVGTEYSSKLSPWLANGSLSAREIFWQLKAFERDVKANEDTYWLLFELLWRDYFKYISLKHGDRIFVLSGIQNRAYSWHLDEERLSEWREGRTPHDFVNANMREFAATGWMSNRGRQNVASYWARELQQDWRAGAAWFESQLIDFDVHSNYGNWMYNSGVGNDPRDRHFNIPLQAEKYDPDGAYRRLWLADATKQ